One Bombus pyrosoma isolate SC7728 linkage group LG7, ASM1482585v1, whole genome shotgun sequence genomic window carries:
- the LOC122569560 gene encoding 3-phosphoinositide-dependent protein kinase 1 isoform X7, with translation MSPPTNDVTNGVVAPPNTLAPRVSPTTNPALTTINPPTHKRTPKDFIFGKAIGEGSFSTVYLAKDIHTGKEYAIKVCDKRHIIKEKKTEYVKREKEVLNMLAGAKHSFVRLFCTFQDVERLYFVLSYAKNGELLPYINKVGSFDIECTKFYSAEILRALEYLHGLGIIHRDLKPENILLDEKMHVLITDFGSAKILKDPETVVTHPATDDSQQQQQQQQQQPYRRERRGSFVGTAQYVSPELLTDKTSRASDLWALGCIIYQMVAGLPPFRSRSEYMIFQKILKLEYEIPDGFCELARSLVSQLLVLEPSQRLGAQDEHGAGYPSIRAHPFFEGVDFETLHEQTPPPIYPYLPGTSENEELRSQYRVPDHLEPGLDDKQLTRLLGLGIGEDDDDDDDDEDTTTEREKPAQPSTVVEKPRRTRTTADGSNIADLTPEEIRNRLEKQHASNQWDCFVEGNLILKQGFVNKRKGLFARRRMLLLTTGPHLYYVDSVNMVLKGEIPWSPELRVEPKSFKIFFVHTPNRTYYLEDPEGFALEWCRAIENMRVHYYGLQESTA, from the exons ATGTCTCCACCAACGAACGACGTGACCAATGGCGTGGTAGCGCCACCCAACACCTTGGCGCCCCGGGTTTCGCCGACCACGAACCCGGCCCTTACCACCATCAACCCGCCAACGCACAAGCGGACTCCCAAGGACTTCATCTTTGGCAAGGCGATCGGCGAGGGAAGCTTCTCCACC GTTTACCTCGCCAAAGATATCCATACTGGGAAGGAGTACGCGATAAAAGTATGTGATAAGCGTCACATCATCAAGGAGAAGAAAACGGAGTACGTGAAGCGGGAGAAGGAGGTGCTAAACATGCTCGCGGGCGCGAAACACTCGTTCGTGCGCCTGTTTTGCACCTTCCAAGACGTCGAAAGACTCTATTTCGTTCTATCGTACGCGAAAAACGGTGAGCTCCTGCCGTATATCAACAAGGTGGGCTCGTTCGACATCGAGTGTACCAAGTTCTACTCGGCGGAGATCCTTCGCGCTCTCGAGTACCTTCACGGGCTCGGCATCATCCATCGCGATCTCAAGCCGGAGAACATATTGTTGGACGAGAAAATGCACGTGCTCATCACCGACTTTGGTAGCGCCAAGATTCTCAAGGACCCGGAGACAGTGGTGACGCACCCCGCAACGGACGATtcgcagcagcagcaacagcagcagcagcaacaaccgTACCGAAGAGAACGCAGGGGTTCGTTCGTTGGTACCGCCCAATACGTATCTCCGGAGCTGTTAACCGACAAGACGAGCAGAGCCTCCGATCTCTGGGCCCTCGGCTGTATAATCTACCAGATGGTCGCTGGTCTGCCACCGTTCCGCTCTAGGAGCGAGTACATGATATTCCAAAAGATCCTAAAACTCGAGTACGAAATCCCTGACGGATTCTGCGAGCTGGCGAGGTCCCTCGTCAGTCAGCTGTTGGTGCTCGAGCCGTCGCAGAGATTGGGTGCCCAGGACGAACATGGTGCCGGATATCCCAGCATCAGGGCGCATCCGTTCTTCGAGGGTGTCGACTTTGAAACCCTCCATGAGCAGACGCCGCCGCCGATCTATCCCTACCTACCCGGTACGTCTGAGAACGAGGAGCTTAGGTCGCAGTACAGGGTTCCCGATCATCTGGAACCCGGCCTCGACGACAAACAGCTCACGAGGCTTCTTGGTCTGGGCATCGGCGaagacgatgacgacgacgacgacgacgaggataCCACCACTGAGCGCGAGAAACCCGCGCAACCCAGTACGGTCGTCGAGAAACCGAGGAGAACGAGGACCACTGCTGACGGTAGTAACATCGCCGATCTAACGCCGGAGGAGATCAGAAACCGGCTAGAGAAGCAACATGCCTCGAACCAGTGGGACTGCTTCGTCGAGGGCAACCTGATACTGAAGCAGGGCTTCGTCAACAAGAGGAAAGGCCTCTTTGCTAGACGAAGGATGCTCCTGCTCACTACCGGACCACACCTATATTACGTCGATTCTGTAAACATGGTGCTGAAGGGCGAGATACCCTGGAGCCCGGAACTTAGGGTCGAGCCGAAGAGCTTCAAGATCTTCTTCGTCCACACG CCAAACAGAACGTACTATCTCGAAGATCCCGAAGGATTCGCATTGGAGTGGTGTAGAGCGATCGAGAATATGCGAGTCCATTACTACGGCCTGCAGGAGTCCACCGCTTAA
- the LOC122569560 gene encoding 3-phosphoinositide-dependent protein kinase 1 isoform X3, protein MNEVRRSTDSQPPMIHAAYAIYYIARVANQALTVSPQPAVTVEGPVSKMSPPTNDVTNGVVAPPNTLAPRVSPTTNPALTTINPPTHKRTPKDFIFGKAIGEGSFSTVYLAKDIHTGKEYAIKVCDKRHIIKEKKTEYVKREKEVLNMLAGAKHSFVRLFCTFQDVERLYFVLSYAKNGELLPYINKVGSFDIECTKFYSAEILRALEYLHGLGIIHRDLKPENILLDEKMHVLITDFGSAKILKDPETVVTHPATDDSQQQQQQQQQQPYRRERRGSFVGTAQYVSPELLTDKTSRASDLWALGCIIYQMVAGLPPFRSRSEYMIFQKILKLEYEIPDGFCELARSLVSQLLVLEPSQRLGAQDEHGAGYPSIRAHPFFEGVDFETLHEQTPPPIYPYLPGTSENEELRSQYRVPDHLEPGLDDKQLTRLLGLGIGEDDDDDDDDEDTTTEREKPAQPSTVVEKPRRTRTTADGSNIADLTPEEIRNRLEKQHASNQWDCFVEGNLILKQGFVNKRKGLFARRRMLLLTTGPHLYYVDSVNMVLKGEIPWSPELRVEPKSFKIFFVHTPNRTYYLEDPEGFALEWCRAIENMRVHYYGLQESTA, encoded by the exons ATGAATGAGGTTCGAAGATCGACCGACTCCCAGCCACCAATGATTCACGCAGCCTACGCGATTTACTATATTGCT CGTGTGGCGAACCAGGCGCTTACCGTTTCGCCACAGCCGGCAGTAACGGTGGAGGGGCCGGTGTCCAAAATGTCTCCACCAACGAACGACGTGACCAATGGCGTGGTAGCGCCACCCAACACCTTGGCGCCCCGGGTTTCGCCGACCACGAACCCGGCCCTTACCACCATCAACCCGCCAACGCACAAGCGGACTCCCAAGGACTTCATCTTTGGCAAGGCGATCGGCGAGGGAAGCTTCTCCACC GTTTACCTCGCCAAAGATATCCATACTGGGAAGGAGTACGCGATAAAAGTATGTGATAAGCGTCACATCATCAAGGAGAAGAAAACGGAGTACGTGAAGCGGGAGAAGGAGGTGCTAAACATGCTCGCGGGCGCGAAACACTCGTTCGTGCGCCTGTTTTGCACCTTCCAAGACGTCGAAAGACTCTATTTCGTTCTATCGTACGCGAAAAACGGTGAGCTCCTGCCGTATATCAACAAGGTGGGCTCGTTCGACATCGAGTGTACCAAGTTCTACTCGGCGGAGATCCTTCGCGCTCTCGAGTACCTTCACGGGCTCGGCATCATCCATCGCGATCTCAAGCCGGAGAACATATTGTTGGACGAGAAAATGCACGTGCTCATCACCGACTTTGGTAGCGCCAAGATTCTCAAGGACCCGGAGACAGTGGTGACGCACCCCGCAACGGACGATtcgcagcagcagcaacagcagcagcagcaacaaccgTACCGAAGAGAACGCAGGGGTTCGTTCGTTGGTACCGCCCAATACGTATCTCCGGAGCTGTTAACCGACAAGACGAGCAGAGCCTCCGATCTCTGGGCCCTCGGCTGTATAATCTACCAGATGGTCGCTGGTCTGCCACCGTTCCGCTCTAGGAGCGAGTACATGATATTCCAAAAGATCCTAAAACTCGAGTACGAAATCCCTGACGGATTCTGCGAGCTGGCGAGGTCCCTCGTCAGTCAGCTGTTGGTGCTCGAGCCGTCGCAGAGATTGGGTGCCCAGGACGAACATGGTGCCGGATATCCCAGCATCAGGGCGCATCCGTTCTTCGAGGGTGTCGACTTTGAAACCCTCCATGAGCAGACGCCGCCGCCGATCTATCCCTACCTACCCGGTACGTCTGAGAACGAGGAGCTTAGGTCGCAGTACAGGGTTCCCGATCATCTGGAACCCGGCCTCGACGACAAACAGCTCACGAGGCTTCTTGGTCTGGGCATCGGCGaagacgatgacgacgacgacgacgacgaggataCCACCACTGAGCGCGAGAAACCCGCGCAACCCAGTACGGTCGTCGAGAAACCGAGGAGAACGAGGACCACTGCTGACGGTAGTAACATCGCCGATCTAACGCCGGAGGAGATCAGAAACCGGCTAGAGAAGCAACATGCCTCGAACCAGTGGGACTGCTTCGTCGAGGGCAACCTGATACTGAAGCAGGGCTTCGTCAACAAGAGGAAAGGCCTCTTTGCTAGACGAAGGATGCTCCTGCTCACTACCGGACCACACCTATATTACGTCGATTCTGTAAACATGGTGCTGAAGGGCGAGATACCCTGGAGCCCGGAACTTAGGGTCGAGCCGAAGAGCTTCAAGATCTTCTTCGTCCACACG CCAAACAGAACGTACTATCTCGAAGATCCCGAAGGATTCGCATTGGAGTGGTGTAGAGCGATCGAGAATATGCGAGTCCATTACTACGGCCTGCAGGAGTCCACCGCTTAA
- the LOC122569560 gene encoding 3-phosphoinositide-dependent protein kinase 1 isoform X1, protein MTDSPAALIEDDPQKEKLEECETLDDSPVKDSDADSDSSVACNSVIRVANQALTVSPQPAVTVEGPVSKMSPPTNDVTNGVVAPPNTLAPRVSPTTNPALTTINPPTHKRTPKDFIFGKAIGEGSFSTVYLAKDIHTGKEYAIKVCDKRHIIKEKKTEYVKREKEVLNMLAGAKHSFVRLFCTFQDVERLYFVLSYAKNGELLPYINKVGSFDIECTKFYSAEILRALEYLHGLGIIHRDLKPENILLDEKMHVLITDFGSAKILKDPETVVTHPATDDSQQQQQQQQQQPYRRERRGSFVGTAQYVSPELLTDKTSRASDLWALGCIIYQMVAGLPPFRSRSEYMIFQKILKLEYEIPDGFCELARSLVSQLLVLEPSQRLGAQDEHGAGYPSIRAHPFFEGVDFETLHEQTPPPIYPYLPGTSENEELRSQYRVPDHLEPGLDDKQLTRLLGLGIGEDDDDDDDDEDTTTEREKPAQPSTVVEKPRRTRTTADGSNIADLTPEEIRNRLEKQHASNQWDCFVEGNLILKQGFVNKRKGLFARRRMLLLTTGPHLYYVDSVNMVLKGEIPWSPELRVEPKSFKIFFVHTPNRTYYLEDPEGFALEWCRAIENMRVHYYGLQESTA, encoded by the exons CGTGTGGCGAACCAGGCGCTTACCGTTTCGCCACAGCCGGCAGTAACGGTGGAGGGGCCGGTGTCCAAAATGTCTCCACCAACGAACGACGTGACCAATGGCGTGGTAGCGCCACCCAACACCTTGGCGCCCCGGGTTTCGCCGACCACGAACCCGGCCCTTACCACCATCAACCCGCCAACGCACAAGCGGACTCCCAAGGACTTCATCTTTGGCAAGGCGATCGGCGAGGGAAGCTTCTCCACC GTTTACCTCGCCAAAGATATCCATACTGGGAAGGAGTACGCGATAAAAGTATGTGATAAGCGTCACATCATCAAGGAGAAGAAAACGGAGTACGTGAAGCGGGAGAAGGAGGTGCTAAACATGCTCGCGGGCGCGAAACACTCGTTCGTGCGCCTGTTTTGCACCTTCCAAGACGTCGAAAGACTCTATTTCGTTCTATCGTACGCGAAAAACGGTGAGCTCCTGCCGTATATCAACAAGGTGGGCTCGTTCGACATCGAGTGTACCAAGTTCTACTCGGCGGAGATCCTTCGCGCTCTCGAGTACCTTCACGGGCTCGGCATCATCCATCGCGATCTCAAGCCGGAGAACATATTGTTGGACGAGAAAATGCACGTGCTCATCACCGACTTTGGTAGCGCCAAGATTCTCAAGGACCCGGAGACAGTGGTGACGCACCCCGCAACGGACGATtcgcagcagcagcaacagcagcagcagcaacaaccgTACCGAAGAGAACGCAGGGGTTCGTTCGTTGGTACCGCCCAATACGTATCTCCGGAGCTGTTAACCGACAAGACGAGCAGAGCCTCCGATCTCTGGGCCCTCGGCTGTATAATCTACCAGATGGTCGCTGGTCTGCCACCGTTCCGCTCTAGGAGCGAGTACATGATATTCCAAAAGATCCTAAAACTCGAGTACGAAATCCCTGACGGATTCTGCGAGCTGGCGAGGTCCCTCGTCAGTCAGCTGTTGGTGCTCGAGCCGTCGCAGAGATTGGGTGCCCAGGACGAACATGGTGCCGGATATCCCAGCATCAGGGCGCATCCGTTCTTCGAGGGTGTCGACTTTGAAACCCTCCATGAGCAGACGCCGCCGCCGATCTATCCCTACCTACCCGGTACGTCTGAGAACGAGGAGCTTAGGTCGCAGTACAGGGTTCCCGATCATCTGGAACCCGGCCTCGACGACAAACAGCTCACGAGGCTTCTTGGTCTGGGCATCGGCGaagacgatgacgacgacgacgacgacgaggataCCACCACTGAGCGCGAGAAACCCGCGCAACCCAGTACGGTCGTCGAGAAACCGAGGAGAACGAGGACCACTGCTGACGGTAGTAACATCGCCGATCTAACGCCGGAGGAGATCAGAAACCGGCTAGAGAAGCAACATGCCTCGAACCAGTGGGACTGCTTCGTCGAGGGCAACCTGATACTGAAGCAGGGCTTCGTCAACAAGAGGAAAGGCCTCTTTGCTAGACGAAGGATGCTCCTGCTCACTACCGGACCACACCTATATTACGTCGATTCTGTAAACATGGTGCTGAAGGGCGAGATACCCTGGAGCCCGGAACTTAGGGTCGAGCCGAAGAGCTTCAAGATCTTCTTCGTCCACACG CCAAACAGAACGTACTATCTCGAAGATCCCGAAGGATTCGCATTGGAGTGGTGTAGAGCGATCGAGAATATGCGAGTCCATTACTACGGCCTGCAGGAGTCCACCGCTTAA
- the LOC122569560 gene encoding 3-phosphoinositide-dependent protein kinase 1 isoform X2, with the protein MVKQIFPIGSCGTVRITWFQMCFCQKRVANQALTVSPQPAVTVEGPVSKMSPPTNDVTNGVVAPPNTLAPRVSPTTNPALTTINPPTHKRTPKDFIFGKAIGEGSFSTVYLAKDIHTGKEYAIKVCDKRHIIKEKKTEYVKREKEVLNMLAGAKHSFVRLFCTFQDVERLYFVLSYAKNGELLPYINKVGSFDIECTKFYSAEILRALEYLHGLGIIHRDLKPENILLDEKMHVLITDFGSAKILKDPETVVTHPATDDSQQQQQQQQQQPYRRERRGSFVGTAQYVSPELLTDKTSRASDLWALGCIIYQMVAGLPPFRSRSEYMIFQKILKLEYEIPDGFCELARSLVSQLLVLEPSQRLGAQDEHGAGYPSIRAHPFFEGVDFETLHEQTPPPIYPYLPGTSENEELRSQYRVPDHLEPGLDDKQLTRLLGLGIGEDDDDDDDDEDTTTEREKPAQPSTVVEKPRRTRTTADGSNIADLTPEEIRNRLEKQHASNQWDCFVEGNLILKQGFVNKRKGLFARRRMLLLTTGPHLYYVDSVNMVLKGEIPWSPELRVEPKSFKIFFVHTPNRTYYLEDPEGFALEWCRAIENMRVHYYGLQESTA; encoded by the exons ATGGTGAAGCAAATATTTCCGATTGGATCCTGTGGAACCGTCAGGATAACATGGTTTCAGATGTGCTTTTGTCAGAAG CGTGTGGCGAACCAGGCGCTTACCGTTTCGCCACAGCCGGCAGTAACGGTGGAGGGGCCGGTGTCCAAAATGTCTCCACCAACGAACGACGTGACCAATGGCGTGGTAGCGCCACCCAACACCTTGGCGCCCCGGGTTTCGCCGACCACGAACCCGGCCCTTACCACCATCAACCCGCCAACGCACAAGCGGACTCCCAAGGACTTCATCTTTGGCAAGGCGATCGGCGAGGGAAGCTTCTCCACC GTTTACCTCGCCAAAGATATCCATACTGGGAAGGAGTACGCGATAAAAGTATGTGATAAGCGTCACATCATCAAGGAGAAGAAAACGGAGTACGTGAAGCGGGAGAAGGAGGTGCTAAACATGCTCGCGGGCGCGAAACACTCGTTCGTGCGCCTGTTTTGCACCTTCCAAGACGTCGAAAGACTCTATTTCGTTCTATCGTACGCGAAAAACGGTGAGCTCCTGCCGTATATCAACAAGGTGGGCTCGTTCGACATCGAGTGTACCAAGTTCTACTCGGCGGAGATCCTTCGCGCTCTCGAGTACCTTCACGGGCTCGGCATCATCCATCGCGATCTCAAGCCGGAGAACATATTGTTGGACGAGAAAATGCACGTGCTCATCACCGACTTTGGTAGCGCCAAGATTCTCAAGGACCCGGAGACAGTGGTGACGCACCCCGCAACGGACGATtcgcagcagcagcaacagcagcagcagcaacaaccgTACCGAAGAGAACGCAGGGGTTCGTTCGTTGGTACCGCCCAATACGTATCTCCGGAGCTGTTAACCGACAAGACGAGCAGAGCCTCCGATCTCTGGGCCCTCGGCTGTATAATCTACCAGATGGTCGCTGGTCTGCCACCGTTCCGCTCTAGGAGCGAGTACATGATATTCCAAAAGATCCTAAAACTCGAGTACGAAATCCCTGACGGATTCTGCGAGCTGGCGAGGTCCCTCGTCAGTCAGCTGTTGGTGCTCGAGCCGTCGCAGAGATTGGGTGCCCAGGACGAACATGGTGCCGGATATCCCAGCATCAGGGCGCATCCGTTCTTCGAGGGTGTCGACTTTGAAACCCTCCATGAGCAGACGCCGCCGCCGATCTATCCCTACCTACCCGGTACGTCTGAGAACGAGGAGCTTAGGTCGCAGTACAGGGTTCCCGATCATCTGGAACCCGGCCTCGACGACAAACAGCTCACGAGGCTTCTTGGTCTGGGCATCGGCGaagacgatgacgacgacgacgacgacgaggataCCACCACTGAGCGCGAGAAACCCGCGCAACCCAGTACGGTCGTCGAGAAACCGAGGAGAACGAGGACCACTGCTGACGGTAGTAACATCGCCGATCTAACGCCGGAGGAGATCAGAAACCGGCTAGAGAAGCAACATGCCTCGAACCAGTGGGACTGCTTCGTCGAGGGCAACCTGATACTGAAGCAGGGCTTCGTCAACAAGAGGAAAGGCCTCTTTGCTAGACGAAGGATGCTCCTGCTCACTACCGGACCACACCTATATTACGTCGATTCTGTAAACATGGTGCTGAAGGGCGAGATACCCTGGAGCCCGGAACTTAGGGTCGAGCCGAAGAGCTTCAAGATCTTCTTCGTCCACACG CCAAACAGAACGTACTATCTCGAAGATCCCGAAGGATTCGCATTGGAGTGGTGTAGAGCGATCGAGAATATGCGAGTCCATTACTACGGCCTGCAGGAGTCCACCGCTTAA
- the LOC122569560 gene encoding 3-phosphoinositide-dependent protein kinase 1 isoform X5, producing the protein MSCRKQHSVTSHFLRITRRLISRVANQALTVSPQPAVTVEGPVSKMSPPTNDVTNGVVAPPNTLAPRVSPTTNPALTTINPPTHKRTPKDFIFGKAIGEGSFSTVYLAKDIHTGKEYAIKVCDKRHIIKEKKTEYVKREKEVLNMLAGAKHSFVRLFCTFQDVERLYFVLSYAKNGELLPYINKVGSFDIECTKFYSAEILRALEYLHGLGIIHRDLKPENILLDEKMHVLITDFGSAKILKDPETVVTHPATDDSQQQQQQQQQQPYRRERRGSFVGTAQYVSPELLTDKTSRASDLWALGCIIYQMVAGLPPFRSRSEYMIFQKILKLEYEIPDGFCELARSLVSQLLVLEPSQRLGAQDEHGAGYPSIRAHPFFEGVDFETLHEQTPPPIYPYLPGTSENEELRSQYRVPDHLEPGLDDKQLTRLLGLGIGEDDDDDDDDEDTTTEREKPAQPSTVVEKPRRTRTTADGSNIADLTPEEIRNRLEKQHASNQWDCFVEGNLILKQGFVNKRKGLFARRRMLLLTTGPHLYYVDSVNMVLKGEIPWSPELRVEPKSFKIFFVHTPNRTYYLEDPEGFALEWCRAIENMRVHYYGLQESTA; encoded by the exons ATGTCCTGCAGAAAACAACATAGCGTAACTTCGCATTTCTTAAGGATAACCAGAAGACTGATCTCG CGTGTGGCGAACCAGGCGCTTACCGTTTCGCCACAGCCGGCAGTAACGGTGGAGGGGCCGGTGTCCAAAATGTCTCCACCAACGAACGACGTGACCAATGGCGTGGTAGCGCCACCCAACACCTTGGCGCCCCGGGTTTCGCCGACCACGAACCCGGCCCTTACCACCATCAACCCGCCAACGCACAAGCGGACTCCCAAGGACTTCATCTTTGGCAAGGCGATCGGCGAGGGAAGCTTCTCCACC GTTTACCTCGCCAAAGATATCCATACTGGGAAGGAGTACGCGATAAAAGTATGTGATAAGCGTCACATCATCAAGGAGAAGAAAACGGAGTACGTGAAGCGGGAGAAGGAGGTGCTAAACATGCTCGCGGGCGCGAAACACTCGTTCGTGCGCCTGTTTTGCACCTTCCAAGACGTCGAAAGACTCTATTTCGTTCTATCGTACGCGAAAAACGGTGAGCTCCTGCCGTATATCAACAAGGTGGGCTCGTTCGACATCGAGTGTACCAAGTTCTACTCGGCGGAGATCCTTCGCGCTCTCGAGTACCTTCACGGGCTCGGCATCATCCATCGCGATCTCAAGCCGGAGAACATATTGTTGGACGAGAAAATGCACGTGCTCATCACCGACTTTGGTAGCGCCAAGATTCTCAAGGACCCGGAGACAGTGGTGACGCACCCCGCAACGGACGATtcgcagcagcagcaacagcagcagcagcaacaaccgTACCGAAGAGAACGCAGGGGTTCGTTCGTTGGTACCGCCCAATACGTATCTCCGGAGCTGTTAACCGACAAGACGAGCAGAGCCTCCGATCTCTGGGCCCTCGGCTGTATAATCTACCAGATGGTCGCTGGTCTGCCACCGTTCCGCTCTAGGAGCGAGTACATGATATTCCAAAAGATCCTAAAACTCGAGTACGAAATCCCTGACGGATTCTGCGAGCTGGCGAGGTCCCTCGTCAGTCAGCTGTTGGTGCTCGAGCCGTCGCAGAGATTGGGTGCCCAGGACGAACATGGTGCCGGATATCCCAGCATCAGGGCGCATCCGTTCTTCGAGGGTGTCGACTTTGAAACCCTCCATGAGCAGACGCCGCCGCCGATCTATCCCTACCTACCCGGTACGTCTGAGAACGAGGAGCTTAGGTCGCAGTACAGGGTTCCCGATCATCTGGAACCCGGCCTCGACGACAAACAGCTCACGAGGCTTCTTGGTCTGGGCATCGGCGaagacgatgacgacgacgacgacgacgaggataCCACCACTGAGCGCGAGAAACCCGCGCAACCCAGTACGGTCGTCGAGAAACCGAGGAGAACGAGGACCACTGCTGACGGTAGTAACATCGCCGATCTAACGCCGGAGGAGATCAGAAACCGGCTAGAGAAGCAACATGCCTCGAACCAGTGGGACTGCTTCGTCGAGGGCAACCTGATACTGAAGCAGGGCTTCGTCAACAAGAGGAAAGGCCTCTTTGCTAGACGAAGGATGCTCCTGCTCACTACCGGACCACACCTATATTACGTCGATTCTGTAAACATGGTGCTGAAGGGCGAGATACCCTGGAGCCCGGAACTTAGGGTCGAGCCGAAGAGCTTCAAGATCTTCTTCGTCCACACG CCAAACAGAACGTACTATCTCGAAGATCCCGAAGGATTCGCATTGGAGTGGTGTAGAGCGATCGAGAATATGCGAGTCCATTACTACGGCCTGCAGGAGTCCACCGCTTAA
- the LOC122569560 gene encoding 3-phosphoinositide-dependent protein kinase 1 isoform X4 produces MNSLKRKDSDADSDSSVACNSVIRVANQALTVSPQPAVTVEGPVSKMSPPTNDVTNGVVAPPNTLAPRVSPTTNPALTTINPPTHKRTPKDFIFGKAIGEGSFSTVYLAKDIHTGKEYAIKVCDKRHIIKEKKTEYVKREKEVLNMLAGAKHSFVRLFCTFQDVERLYFVLSYAKNGELLPYINKVGSFDIECTKFYSAEILRALEYLHGLGIIHRDLKPENILLDEKMHVLITDFGSAKILKDPETVVTHPATDDSQQQQQQQQQQPYRRERRGSFVGTAQYVSPELLTDKTSRASDLWALGCIIYQMVAGLPPFRSRSEYMIFQKILKLEYEIPDGFCELARSLVSQLLVLEPSQRLGAQDEHGAGYPSIRAHPFFEGVDFETLHEQTPPPIYPYLPGTSENEELRSQYRVPDHLEPGLDDKQLTRLLGLGIGEDDDDDDDDEDTTTEREKPAQPSTVVEKPRRTRTTADGSNIADLTPEEIRNRLEKQHASNQWDCFVEGNLILKQGFVNKRKGLFARRRMLLLTTGPHLYYVDSVNMVLKGEIPWSPELRVEPKSFKIFFVHTPNRTYYLEDPEGFALEWCRAIENMRVHYYGLQESTA; encoded by the exons CGTGTGGCGAACCAGGCGCTTACCGTTTCGCCACAGCCGGCAGTAACGGTGGAGGGGCCGGTGTCCAAAATGTCTCCACCAACGAACGACGTGACCAATGGCGTGGTAGCGCCACCCAACACCTTGGCGCCCCGGGTTTCGCCGACCACGAACCCGGCCCTTACCACCATCAACCCGCCAACGCACAAGCGGACTCCCAAGGACTTCATCTTTGGCAAGGCGATCGGCGAGGGAAGCTTCTCCACC GTTTACCTCGCCAAAGATATCCATACTGGGAAGGAGTACGCGATAAAAGTATGTGATAAGCGTCACATCATCAAGGAGAAGAAAACGGAGTACGTGAAGCGGGAGAAGGAGGTGCTAAACATGCTCGCGGGCGCGAAACACTCGTTCGTGCGCCTGTTTTGCACCTTCCAAGACGTCGAAAGACTCTATTTCGTTCTATCGTACGCGAAAAACGGTGAGCTCCTGCCGTATATCAACAAGGTGGGCTCGTTCGACATCGAGTGTACCAAGTTCTACTCGGCGGAGATCCTTCGCGCTCTCGAGTACCTTCACGGGCTCGGCATCATCCATCGCGATCTCAAGCCGGAGAACATATTGTTGGACGAGAAAATGCACGTGCTCATCACCGACTTTGGTAGCGCCAAGATTCTCAAGGACCCGGAGACAGTGGTGACGCACCCCGCAACGGACGATtcgcagcagcagcaacagcagcagcagcaacaaccgTACCGAAGAGAACGCAGGGGTTCGTTCGTTGGTACCGCCCAATACGTATCTCCGGAGCTGTTAACCGACAAGACGAGCAGAGCCTCCGATCTCTGGGCCCTCGGCTGTATAATCTACCAGATGGTCGCTGGTCTGCCACCGTTCCGCTCTAGGAGCGAGTACATGATATTCCAAAAGATCCTAAAACTCGAGTACGAAATCCCTGACGGATTCTGCGAGCTGGCGAGGTCCCTCGTCAGTCAGCTGTTGGTGCTCGAGCCGTCGCAGAGATTGGGTGCCCAGGACGAACATGGTGCCGGATATCCCAGCATCAGGGCGCATCCGTTCTTCGAGGGTGTCGACTTTGAAACCCTCCATGAGCAGACGCCGCCGCCGATCTATCCCTACCTACCCGGTACGTCTGAGAACGAGGAGCTTAGGTCGCAGTACAGGGTTCCCGATCATCTGGAACCCGGCCTCGACGACAAACAGCTCACGAGGCTTCTTGGTCTGGGCATCGGCGaagacgatgacgacgacgacgacgacgaggataCCACCACTGAGCGCGAGAAACCCGCGCAACCCAGTACGGTCGTCGAGAAACCGAGGAGAACGAGGACCACTGCTGACGGTAGTAACATCGCCGATCTAACGCCGGAGGAGATCAGAAACCGGCTAGAGAAGCAACATGCCTCGAACCAGTGGGACTGCTTCGTCGAGGGCAACCTGATACTGAAGCAGGGCTTCGTCAACAAGAGGAAAGGCCTCTTTGCTAGACGAAGGATGCTCCTGCTCACTACCGGACCACACCTATATTACGTCGATTCTGTAAACATGGTGCTGAAGGGCGAGATACCCTGGAGCCCGGAACTTAGGGTCGAGCCGAAGAGCTTCAAGATCTTCTTCGTCCACACG CCAAACAGAACGTACTATCTCGAAGATCCCGAAGGATTCGCATTGGAGTGGTGTAGAGCGATCGAGAATATGCGAGTCCATTACTACGGCCTGCAGGAGTCCACCGCTTAA